A portion of the Edaphobacter bradus genome contains these proteins:
- the bcsZ gene encoding cellulose synthase complex periplasmic endoglucanase BcsZ, whose product MARTPRRRRVPFAAALCLLVATGLQTGCRAQETWPLWDAYARRIIDGQGRVIDHTAQDRTTSEGEAYGLFFALVANDRTRFDKLLNWTEQNLADGDLTQRLPAWSWGKRPDGSWGVTDQNPASDADLWMAYALSEAGRLWHTPRYQKLGTALAARIAQQEVAFIPGLGTALLPGTTGFHPDAETWLLNPSYLPPQLLAYFAKMMPTGPWAAILESLEPLLTRGSGSGYAMDWVAAGGSIRPSVTPTQVCSSDTAATPVGSYDAIRVYLWLGTADPQTPVVRQLLPRVLGMANYMKQRLTPPERVDATGRVVNPAGPPGFSAALVPYLRALNMGTQVKEQMERLSESKDTSTGLYGKDAAYYDQNLSLFGTGWVEQRYRFDPNGRLQVKWK is encoded by the coding sequence ATGGCACGCACGCCTCGCAGGCGGCGCGTGCCATTCGCTGCTGCCCTCTGTCTCCTAGTGGCGACAGGCCTGCAGACCGGCTGCCGCGCGCAGGAGACCTGGCCTCTGTGGGACGCCTATGCCCGCCGCATCATCGACGGGCAGGGCAGGGTGATCGACCACACTGCGCAGGACCGCACCACCAGCGAGGGCGAGGCCTACGGTCTGTTCTTCGCGCTCGTGGCCAACGACCGCACCCGCTTCGACAAGCTGCTCAACTGGACCGAGCAGAACCTCGCCGACGGAGATCTCACGCAGCGGCTCCCGGCCTGGAGTTGGGGCAAGCGGCCCGACGGAAGCTGGGGTGTCACTGACCAGAACCCAGCCTCCGACGCCGACCTCTGGATGGCCTACGCGCTCTCCGAGGCCGGCCGTCTCTGGCACACGCCGCGGTATCAGAAGCTCGGCACCGCTCTCGCCGCACGCATCGCTCAGCAGGAGGTCGCCTTCATTCCCGGATTGGGAACTGCTCTCCTCCCGGGAACCACCGGCTTTCATCCCGATGCGGAAACCTGGCTCCTGAATCCGAGCTATCTTCCACCACAGCTTCTGGCCTACTTCGCGAAGATGATGCCCACCGGCCCCTGGGCAGCCATCCTCGAATCGCTCGAGCCGTTGCTCACCAGGGGATCGGGAAGCGGCTACGCAATGGATTGGGTTGCGGCCGGAGGCAGCATCCGGCCCTCGGTGACTCCAACTCAGGTCTGCTCCAGCGACACCGCTGCCACTCCCGTTGGCAGCTACGACGCCATTCGTGTCTATCTCTGGCTCGGAACCGCCGACCCGCAGACTCCCGTCGTCCGCCAGCTGCTCCCCAGGGTCCTCGGCATGGCCAACTATATGAAGCAGCGCCTCACGCCGCCTGAGCGTGTCGACGCCACTGGCCGTGTGGTGAATCCCGCCGGTCCACCCGGCTTCTCGGCAGCGCTCGTGCCCTATCTGCGCGCTCTCAACATGGGCACCCAGGTCAAAGAGCAAATGGAGCGGTTGTCAGAGTCTAAAGACACCTCTACCGGGCTTTACGGAAAGGACGCTGCATATTATGACCAGAACCTCTCATTATTCGGAACCGGATGGGTCGAGCAGCGGTATCGCTTCGATCCTAATGGTCGGCTTCAGGTGAAATGGAAGTAG
- the bcsA gene encoding UDP-forming cellulose synthase catalytic subunit — MTSSPLWREFESGDTFLHWVLRVAILVGGVFFLGFTGILELTWPQQLVLGILTVLVAIWMDRSSSSYLVTLTLMIVSMYSTFRYGFWRLATTTKFFLEPGSSWSWLDGFFIMMLVIAETYAFIILFLGYMQTAWPLRRTPVPLPDDPEKWPSVDLLIPTYNEPLSVVKYTALAAMNIDWPADKLNVYILDDGKREEFRRFAEEAGIGYMTRDDNAHAKAGNINRALARLDSPFVAIFDCDHVPTRSFLQVTLGWFLRDSKLAMLQTPHHFYSPDPFERNLDQFRTIPNEGELFYGIVQDGNDFWNATFFCGSCAVLRRTALNEIGGIAVETVTEDAHTSLRMQINGWNTAYINIPQAAGLATERLSGHVKQRIRWARGMIQVMRTDNPLFARGLRPAQRLCYFNAMSHFLYALPRLIFLTAPLIYLILGQVNVPGYWAAILAYALPHLFLSSITNSRIQGQHRHSFWNEIYETVLAPYIFLPTMLALVNPKLGSFNVTAKGGVVNKRFFDTRIAQPFLFLLTLNFIGVLCAFPRFFHFPGAGLPWHLDFLANMYDGDRPGTVIMNLIWVCFNTVILGAATAVAWESQQRRQTVRVAMAVPADVLLPNGSKVHGVTTDLSSGGVMIKMERDFTASSGDSVKITVPVLDGFATLPASIIEANGNVLRAQFDPLSLQEEEALTMVLYSRADTWLGWGESREADRPLKSLGLILKLSLRGLSQTIRGLMTTKKTAPKGRLVTSIAPVLVLFVLAGAARLAAQQGSQLPPMAGTAAPSTVAAQALAIQSRTTAPGTFDNLFTLADIGVPDTIVLRGVDAYRTVSFSLPQTQVVKTATMHLRYHFSPGLIPALSHLKVSLNGTVFATLPVTTPATPPARTAGPASGTSATITSEENSALLEANVTLPAEMLVRDNQLTFEFVGHYTMECEDPSHTTLWSHVDTSSTIEFSGSLLPLHNDLKLLPLPFYDAAVNLHPVVPIAFLNQPSPKALQAAGVVASWLGILTDFRPVRFPVSVGSIPVGNAIVISENAADLPAALRVTGSSGPTIAMRDNPNDPYSKVLVLTGDNADDLLTAAMSLVLQRDLLDGDQVSIRSLKMPAPREADDAPRWMSTNRVTYFGDIAQTGQLQSDGSGPAMVYMRLPPDLYYGGIQNLGFHMGYRYNGIPLSNESSLQVFMNDAFVSSSPLPHTDRASAQLETILPIPVGNMRPFSNTLKSQFAFLLAKKGRCQDIAPYNMMGAILKDSYLDIHDIPHWATLPNLEIFANAGYPFTRKADLSDTAVVLPDNAAPDEIETFLTLMGHFGGQTGYPVLSVTVTNADGMKSSLGKDYLVIGTVDDQPALNHLNPSLPVEVDGSGLHIQDTQGFFASLQHAWWKVRSSDRIQSGQLETAGGLPDAMIEGIEWPSGSSHSVVIIALRDHSVVPNFLSVFLKTSQSSDIAQSVSVLHGNRFVSYRIGNDVYWVGSLSWWIRLNMLFSQFQWLMVVSTIIICFLMAGIVRALLRRRARARLQGND; from the coding sequence ATGACGAGTTCGCCTTTATGGCGGGAGTTCGAGTCGGGCGACACCTTCCTCCACTGGGTTCTGCGAGTTGCCATCCTTGTTGGCGGAGTCTTCTTCCTCGGCTTTACCGGCATCCTGGAGCTCACCTGGCCGCAGCAGCTCGTACTCGGCATCCTCACCGTGTTAGTTGCGATCTGGATGGACCGCAGCTCTAGCTCCTACCTCGTCACGCTCACCCTGATGATCGTGTCGATGTACTCCACCTTCCGTTACGGCTTCTGGCGGTTAGCCACGACGACAAAGTTCTTCCTTGAGCCCGGCTCAAGCTGGAGCTGGCTCGACGGCTTCTTCATCATGATGCTGGTCATAGCCGAGACCTACGCCTTCATCATTCTCTTTCTCGGCTACATGCAGACCGCATGGCCCCTGCGCCGCACGCCGGTTCCTCTGCCCGACGATCCGGAGAAGTGGCCCTCCGTCGACCTTCTCATCCCGACCTACAACGAGCCACTGAGCGTTGTGAAGTACACCGCTCTCGCCGCGATGAACATCGACTGGCCCGCCGACAAGCTGAACGTCTACATCCTCGACGACGGCAAGCGCGAGGAGTTCCGCCGGTTTGCCGAAGAAGCCGGCATCGGCTATATGACGCGCGATGACAACGCGCACGCAAAGGCTGGCAATATCAACCGTGCATTGGCGCGGCTCGACTCGCCATTCGTCGCCATCTTCGACTGCGACCACGTTCCGACGCGGAGCTTCCTGCAAGTGACGCTCGGCTGGTTCCTCCGCGACAGCAAGCTCGCGATGCTGCAAACGCCGCACCACTTCTACTCGCCCGATCCGTTCGAGCGCAACCTCGACCAGTTCCGCACCATCCCCAACGAAGGCGAGCTCTTCTATGGCATCGTGCAGGACGGCAACGACTTCTGGAACGCGACCTTCTTCTGCGGCTCCTGCGCTGTGCTGCGCCGTACCGCTCTCAACGAGATCGGTGGTATCGCCGTCGAGACCGTCACCGAAGACGCGCACACCTCGCTGCGCATGCAGATCAACGGTTGGAACACCGCTTACATCAACATCCCGCAGGCCGCCGGCCTTGCGACGGAGCGGCTGAGCGGCCACGTGAAGCAGCGCATCCGCTGGGCCCGCGGCATGATTCAGGTCATGCGCACCGACAACCCGCTCTTCGCGCGCGGTCTCAGGCCTGCACAGCGGCTCTGCTACTTCAACGCGATGTCGCACTTCCTTTATGCGCTGCCGCGGCTTATCTTCCTCACCGCTCCGCTCATCTATCTGATCCTCGGGCAGGTGAACGTCCCCGGATACTGGGCCGCTATCCTCGCCTACGCCTTGCCTCACTTGTTCCTCTCGAGCATCACCAACTCGCGCATCCAGGGCCAGCACCGCCACTCCTTCTGGAACGAGATCTACGAGACCGTGCTGGCGCCGTACATCTTTCTGCCGACCATGCTCGCGCTGGTGAACCCGAAGCTCGGTAGCTTTAACGTGACTGCCAAGGGCGGCGTCGTCAACAAGCGCTTCTTCGACACGCGCATCGCGCAGCCGTTTCTCTTCCTTCTTACACTGAACTTTATCGGGGTGCTCTGCGCCTTCCCGCGCTTCTTCCATTTCCCCGGAGCAGGCCTGCCCTGGCACCTGGACTTCCTTGCGAACATGTACGACGGTGACCGTCCCGGAACCGTCATCATGAATCTGATCTGGGTCTGCTTCAACACCGTCATCCTTGGCGCGGCGACTGCCGTGGCCTGGGAGAGCCAGCAGCGCCGTCAGACCGTGCGCGTCGCCATGGCCGTCCCCGCCGATGTCCTGCTTCCCAACGGCAGCAAGGTGCACGGCGTCACGACAGATCTCTCCAGCGGTGGTGTCATGATCAAGATGGAGCGCGACTTTACCGCCTCATCCGGCGACTCCGTCAAGATCACCGTCCCTGTGCTCGACGGCTTCGCTACGCTTCCGGCCTCCATCATCGAGGCAAACGGCAATGTGCTGCGTGCACAATTCGACCCCCTTAGCCTGCAGGAGGAAGAGGCGCTGACGATGGTGCTTTACTCGCGCGCCGATACCTGGCTCGGCTGGGGAGAGTCGCGCGAAGCCGACCGCCCGCTCAAGAGCCTGGGTCTCATCCTGAAGCTCTCCTTACGTGGACTTTCGCAAACGATACGAGGATTGATGACGACGAAGAAGACCGCGCCGAAGGGCAGACTGGTCACAAGCATTGCGCCAGTTCTGGTCCTGTTCGTTCTGGCCGGAGCGGCCAGACTTGCCGCACAGCAGGGAAGTCAGTTGCCTCCGATGGCTGGAACCGCTGCGCCTTCAACCGTCGCGGCGCAGGCCCTCGCGATTCAGTCGCGCACAACGGCTCCCGGAACCTTCGACAACCTCTTTACCCTCGCCGATATCGGCGTGCCGGATACCATCGTGCTTCGCGGCGTGGACGCCTACCGCACGGTCAGCTTCTCTCTGCCGCAGACGCAGGTCGTGAAGACGGCGACTATGCACCTGCGCTACCACTTCTCTCCGGGGCTGATTCCCGCGCTGAGCCATCTCAAAGTGAGTCTCAACGGAACGGTCTTCGCAACCTTGCCCGTCACCACTCCTGCAACTCCGCCGGCGCGCACTGCCGGCCCGGCCAGTGGCACATCGGCAACCATCACCTCCGAAGAAAACAGCGCGCTTCTCGAAGCGAACGTGACGCTGCCGGCCGAGATGCTGGTGCGTGACAACCAGCTTACCTTCGAGTTCGTCGGCCACTACACGATGGAGTGCGAAGATCCGTCGCACACCACGCTGTGGAGTCACGTCGATACCTCCTCGACGATCGAATTCTCAGGCTCCCTTCTTCCACTGCATAACGACCTGAAGCTACTGCCGCTGCCGTTCTACGACGCCGCGGTCAACCTGCACCCGGTCGTCCCCATCGCCTTTCTCAACCAGCCCTCGCCGAAGGCCCTCCAGGCCGCCGGAGTCGTCGCCTCCTGGCTCGGCATCCTCACCGACTTCCGCCCTGTACGGTTTCCCGTCTCGGTCGGTTCTATCCCTGTCGGCAACGCAATCGTGATCAGCGAGAACGCCGCCGATCTTCCCGCGGCCCTCAGGGTCACCGGAAGCTCAGGCCCGACGATCGCGATGCGCGACAATCCGAATGACCCCTATTCCAAGGTGCTGGTGCTCACCGGAGACAACGCCGACGATCTGCTCACCGCCGCCATGTCACTCGTGTTGCAGCGGGACCTCCTCGATGGCGACCAGGTAAGCATTCGCTCCCTCAAGATGCCCGCACCCCGCGAAGCCGACGACGCTCCGCGATGGATGAGCACCAACAGGGTTACCTACTTCGGAGACATCGCTCAGACCGGCCAATTGCAATCCGACGGCTCCGGCCCGGCCATGGTCTACATGCGCCTTCCGCCAGACCTCTACTACGGCGGCATCCAGAACCTCGGCTTCCACATGGGCTACCGCTACAACGGCATCCCCCTCTCCAACGAGAGCTCGCTGCAGGTCTTCATGAACGATGCCTTCGTCAGTTCGTCGCCGCTGCCCCATACCGACAGGGCCTCCGCGCAGCTTGAGACGATTCTGCCGATTCCCGTGGGCAACATGCGGCCGTTCTCCAACACGCTCAAGTCGCAGTTCGCCTTCCTGCTGGCCAAGAAGGGCCGCTGCCAGGACATCGCACCCTACAACATGATGGGCGCGATCCTCAAGGACTCCTACCTCGACATTCACGATATCCCCCACTGGGCCACGCTCCCCAACCTTGAGATCTTTGCCAACGCCGGCTATCCCTTCACCCGCAAGGCCGATCTCTCCGACACCGCGGTCGTCCTGCCGGACAACGCCGCTCCCGACGAGATCGAGACCTTCCTTACTCTCATGGGCCACTTCGGCGGCCAGACCGGCTACCCGGTCCTCAGCGTCACCGTCACTAACGCCGACGGCATGAAGTCGAGCCTTGGCAAGGACTACCTGGTGATCGGCACCGTCGACGACCAGCCTGCGCTCAACCACCTGAACCCATCCCTGCCCGTAGAAGTCGACGGCAGCGGCCTCCACATCCAGGACACGCAGGGCTTCTTCGCCTCGCTCCAGCATGCCTGGTGGAAGGTGCGCAGCTCCGACCGCATTCAGTCGGGCCAGTTGGAGACGGCAGGAGGCCTGCCCGATGCCATGATCGAAGGCATCGAGTGGCCCAGCGGTTCCAGCCATTCGGTCGTCATCATTGCGTTGCGCGATCACTCTGTGGTGCCGAACTTCCTCTCGGTTTTCCTCAAGACCTCGCAGTCGTCCGACATCGCCCAGTCCGTCAGCGTGCTGCACGGCAACCGGTTCGTCTCCTATCGCATCGGCAACGACGTCTATTGGGTAGGTTCGCTCTCGTGGTGGATCCGGCTGAACATGCTGTTCTCCCAGTTCCAGTGGCTGATGGTCGTCTCGACGATCATCATCTGCTTCCTCATGGCCGGCATCGTCCGCGCTCTCTTGCGCCGCCGCGCACGGGCCCGGCTTCAGGGAAACGACTAG
- a CDS encoding cellulose synthase operon protein YhjQ/BcsQ has protein sequence MEPRWKDKTEERGTTETPEDVAVLYSWANLHGAKYRDFSASRREYRAQLRHRAAEQEREQALQAQAEAEAAAAEADEAARKAAEVAHSQQTKTDSGVRRALREAEQAARMAAAERVEAARRAEAAAEAEAAARREEREIAEAHASAQRQAARYAESEIRRRELAARQAQAPVPGRISDPYTPKASSQQSNPQTTASSAEMKSPTESQSQSDPQAPLPAAKGSPAPPPPPLIQRTEPGVHTARHTQSSAEVVSGPIQHDSGASLSQQISLKRRQGYHPDEASGVREIYRGPEHPTPQPIHQAIPPLPRGVASSELPSSADQPVYGGKRHTDPQPPLGRIRQVPTDPDIPSPVRTEGWQTASGNRAVPNPAAEFESNIYSNLGGQRPIAGAPAPQPGSQQSGSPRPLPPVGQVPMRSDSTRGRRAQDSFIAQPANSYAEPPRRIMSEEAHESSASSSRAPYVADPAGPAWLYAPPPAPEVPQRSIIPPPQVQSSVAETLQHSRERVAARWYALKGVFEQPGQDSVEAPPVRQKEIRTPVLAVFSLAGGVGKTSLVATVGRSLSSLGEKVLLTDTTSQGLLPFYFGASELRPGTVRTFSPPSGSTDAPIYLVSYDVEEKSQIEEAQQQLVEEILNSSRGTHRILLDLTVSSGWVVRHMARMSPTILVPLGPDMNSVITLQTIEKFFNGMIDGDGRPLEPYYVLNQFDASLPLHLDVREVLRRQLGDRLLPFVIHRAPVVSEALAEGMTVVDYSPDSAVSEDYMNVATWLRTIAAPAAAGFRNVRWSER, from the coding sequence ATGGAACCGCGCTGGAAAGACAAAACTGAGGAACGGGGCACCACAGAGACTCCTGAAGACGTGGCCGTTCTGTACTCATGGGCAAACCTTCATGGAGCGAAGTATCGCGATTTCTCTGCGTCGCGCAGGGAGTATCGTGCCCAGTTGAGACATCGCGCGGCAGAGCAGGAAAGAGAGCAGGCGCTGCAGGCGCAGGCAGAAGCCGAAGCCGCGGCCGCCGAGGCCGATGAGGCAGCGCGAAAGGCTGCCGAGGTAGCGCACTCGCAGCAGACGAAGACAGATTCCGGCGTGCGACGCGCACTCCGCGAGGCCGAGCAGGCCGCGCGCATGGCAGCCGCAGAGCGCGTGGAGGCAGCACGCCGCGCCGAGGCAGCCGCAGAGGCCGAAGCCGCAGCCCGCCGCGAAGAGCGTGAGATTGCCGAGGCGCACGCCTCGGCCCAGAGGCAGGCAGCGCGTTATGCGGAGTCGGAGATCCGTCGGCGTGAGTTGGCTGCCCGGCAGGCGCAGGCTCCAGTGCCCGGAAGAATTTCCGATCCCTACACCCCGAAAGCAAGTTCCCAGCAATCAAATCCCCAGACAACGGCGAGCAGCGCAGAGATGAAGAGTCCTACTGAATCGCAGAGCCAGTCAGATCCGCAGGCTCCCTTGCCCGCGGCCAAGGGATCTCCGGCACCGCCACCGCCGCCATTGATCCAGCGGACGGAGCCGGGTGTGCACACGGCGCGTCACACGCAGTCCTCTGCTGAGGTCGTCTCCGGACCTATCCAGCATGATTCCGGCGCGTCGCTCTCGCAGCAGATCTCGCTGAAGCGCCGCCAGGGATACCACCCCGACGAGGCGTCCGGCGTGCGCGAGATCTATCGCGGACCGGAGCACCCGACGCCACAGCCCATCCATCAGGCGATTCCTCCTCTGCCGCGGGGCGTGGCTTCCAGCGAGTTGCCTTCTTCTGCCGACCAGCCTGTCTACGGAGGCAAGAGGCACACCGATCCCCAGCCCCCACTGGGCAGAATTCGCCAGGTGCCGACAGACCCGGACATCCCCTCCCCCGTCAGGACCGAGGGCTGGCAGACGGCTTCGGGCAATCGTGCAGTGCCGAACCCGGCTGCGGAGTTTGAATCCAACATCTACTCGAATCTAGGCGGCCAGAGACCAATCGCAGGAGCTCCTGCGCCGCAGCCAGGCTCACAGCAATCAGGCTCGCCCCGGCCGCTCCCTCCCGTTGGCCAGGTTCCAATGCGCTCCGACTCGACACGGGGACGGCGTGCGCAGGACAGCTTCATTGCGCAGCCCGCCAACTCCTACGCAGAGCCTCCGCGCAGAATCATGTCCGAGGAGGCCCATGAGTCGTCGGCATCCTCGTCGCGCGCCCCGTATGTGGCCGACCCAGCCGGGCCTGCGTGGCTCTACGCGCCTCCGCCGGCGCCTGAGGTGCCGCAGCGGTCGATCATTCCACCCCCGCAGGTCCAGTCTTCCGTGGCCGAGACGCTGCAGCACTCCCGCGAGCGCGTCGCCGCACGCTGGTATGCGCTCAAGGGAGTCTTCGAGCAGCCCGGACAGGATTCCGTCGAGGCTCCTCCTGTTCGCCAGAAAGAGATTCGCACGCCCGTGCTGGCCGTCTTTTCGCTCGCTGGAGGCGTCGGCAAGACCAGCCTGGTGGCCACCGTTGGCCGCTCGCTCTCGTCCCTCGGGGAAAAGGTTCTGCTCACCGACACCACTTCGCAGGGGCTTCTACCGTTCTACTTCGGCGCAAGCGAGCTGAGACCGGGCACAGTACGGACGTTCTCGCCGCCCAGCGGAAGCACAGACGCTCCGATTTACCTGGTCAGCTATGACGTCGAGGAGAAGTCGCAGATCGAAGAGGCGCAGCAGCAGCTCGTCGAGGAGATTCTCAACAGCAGCCGCGGAACACATCGCATTCTGCTCGATCTCACGGTCAGCTCTGGCTGGGTCGTCCGTCACATGGCGCGCATGAGCCCGACCATCCTCGTGCCGCTCGGTCCCGATATGAACTCGGTCATCACCTTGCAGACGATAGAAAAGTTCTTCAACGGCATGATCGACGGAGATGGCCGTCCGCTCGAACCCTACTATGTGCTCAACCAGTTCGACGCCTCGCTTCCGCTGCACCTGGATGTCCGCGAGGTCCTGCGCAGGCAGCTCGGCGACAGGCTGCTGCCCTTTGTGATCCACCGCGCGCCTGTGGTCAGCGAGGCGCTGGCCGAAGGCATGACCGTGGTGGACTACAGCCCTGACTCGGCTGTCTCTGAGGACTATATGAACGTAGCCACCTGGCTTCGGACCATTGCGGCGCCGGCCGCGGCGGGCTTCCGCAACGTGCGCTGGAGTGAACGATGA
- the rfaD gene encoding ADP-glyceromanno-heptose 6-epimerase, producing the protein MIIVTGGAGFIGSNLVHELNRAGEKKILVVDNLAPAPNLSGPKFLNLAGAEYSDYMDKREFRAALKAGDLESESIRAILHQGACSNTLEDDGRYMMDNNFTYSKELLHFALARRIPLVYASTAATYGASTSFTEESANERPLNVYGYSKLVFDNYVRRLMPEMKSTVVGLRYFNVYGPREQHKGRMASVIHHFTRQLKDTGVIRMFEGSGGYADGEQRRDFVFVKDLARINMFFAGLLPGQSSRKVHAVVNAGTGEARTFKAVAEALMKVHGPGKIEYIPFPGDLKNRYQHYTQADVTGLRAAGYTDSFTALENGVQQTFAEEPAK; encoded by the coding sequence GTGATCATCGTCACCGGAGGTGCAGGCTTTATTGGCAGCAATCTCGTTCACGAGCTGAACCGCGCGGGCGAGAAGAAGATTCTCGTCGTGGACAACCTTGCCCCTGCGCCGAACCTGAGCGGACCGAAGTTTCTCAACCTCGCCGGAGCCGAGTACTCCGACTACATGGACAAGCGCGAGTTCCGCGCCGCCCTCAAGGCGGGCGACCTCGAGAGCGAGTCGATCCGCGCGATCCTGCACCAGGGCGCGTGCTCCAACACGCTCGAAGACGACGGCCGCTACATGATGGATAACAACTTCACCTACTCCAAGGAACTGCTGCACTTCGCCCTCGCGAGGCGCATTCCTCTGGTGTACGCGTCAACCGCGGCCACCTATGGCGCGAGCACAAGCTTCACAGAAGAGTCGGCCAACGAGCGGCCGCTCAACGTCTACGGCTACTCGAAGCTGGTCTTCGACAACTACGTCCGCAGGCTGATGCCGGAGATGAAGAGCACCGTCGTCGGCTTACGGTACTTCAACGTCTACGGCCCGCGCGAACAGCACAAGGGACGCATGGCCAGCGTGATTCACCACTTTACGCGGCAACTGAAGGACACTGGCGTCATTCGTATGTTCGAAGGCTCAGGCGGCTATGCCGACGGCGAGCAGCGCCGCGACTTCGTCTTTGTGAAGGACCTCGCGCGCATCAACATGTTTTTCGCCGGACTTCTGCCCGGACAGTCGAGCAGGAAGGTGCATGCTGTCGTCAACGCAGGAACCGGCGAGGCGCGGACCTTCAAGGCTGTCGCCGAGGCGTTGATGAAAGTCCATGGCCCCGGCAAAATCGAGTACATCCCGTTCCCCGGTGATCTGAAGAACCGCTACCAGCACTACACTCAGGCAGATGTCACTGGTCTGCGCGCCGCCGGATACACCGACAGCTTTACCGCCCTCGAGAACGGCGTTCAGCAGACCTTCGCCGAGGAGCCAGCGAAGTAG
- the hldE gene encoding bifunctional D-glycero-beta-D-manno-heptose-7-phosphate kinase/D-glycero-beta-D-manno-heptose 1-phosphate adenylyltransferase HldE, whose product MMRDVHEVIEMLEGGFAKLKILVVGDIMLDRYIHGEVERISPEAPVPVIRHAQRYERAGGAANVAMNLAGLGCKAVLAGFWGDDTDRNDLAAILDRVGVDTVGVVSSSLPTISKTRIVGRTQQLLRLDIESREAPPKIEADRLLQRATELVGKVNAVILSDYAKGALTNELCESVIRAARTAGVPVLVDPKTRDLSKYDGATTVCPNLGELAAATGVPAHQTEALLDAGQRLLAEHDFDYLTVTMSEKGITLLRRDGGRYHSPARAREVFDVSGAGDTVIATLAAGLAGGLQVETTVELANLAAGIVVGKMGTVPIAQHELIAELTPSTGLTAGDKILDLERVKKRVAEWRASGESIVFTNGCFDLLHVGHITLLEDCRRFGTKLVLGLNADASVCRLKGPTRPIVGERERARVMAALASVDAVVLFEQDTPLELIRALKPDVLVKGGDYTIETVVGHEDVIAYGGRVEIVPTVEGFSTTNIVKKLTANQEESK is encoded by the coding sequence ATGATGCGGGACGTGCATGAAGTAATCGAGATGCTGGAAGGCGGCTTCGCGAAGCTGAAGATCCTGGTGGTTGGCGATATCATGCTCGACAGGTACATTCACGGCGAGGTGGAGCGCATCTCGCCCGAGGCTCCCGTGCCGGTCATCCGCCACGCGCAGCGGTACGAGCGGGCCGGCGGAGCAGCCAATGTCGCCATGAACCTCGCAGGCCTCGGATGCAAGGCGGTGCTTGCAGGCTTCTGGGGCGACGATACTGATCGCAACGACCTTGCCGCCATCCTCGACCGTGTGGGAGTCGACACCGTGGGCGTCGTCTCCAGTTCGCTGCCCACGATCTCGAAGACCCGGATCGTCGGGCGAACCCAGCAGCTCCTGCGGCTGGACATCGAGAGCAGGGAAGCGCCGCCGAAGATCGAAGCAGACCGTCTCCTTCAGCGTGCCACCGAACTCGTGGGCAAGGTGAACGCCGTGATCCTCTCGGACTACGCCAAGGGCGCGCTTACGAACGAGTTGTGCGAGTCCGTGATCCGCGCAGCGCGTACCGCGGGCGTTCCAGTGCTCGTTGACCCGAAGACGCGTGACCTCAGCAAGTACGACGGAGCAACAACAGTTTGTCCGAACCTAGGCGAACTCGCCGCCGCCACGGGAGTGCCCGCGCACCAGACCGAGGCGCTGCTCGACGCCGGACAGAGATTGCTCGCCGAGCATGACTTCGACTACCTGACTGTCACCATGAGCGAAAAGGGAATCACGCTGCTGCGACGCGACGGTGGCCGCTATCACTCGCCGGCGCGGGCGCGGGAGGTCTTCGACGTCTCCGGTGCGGGCGACACTGTGATTGCCACGCTCGCCGCAGGACTCGCGGGCGGCCTCCAGGTCGAGACCACCGTGGAACTCGCAAACCTCGCCGCCGGAATAGTGGTGGGCAAGATGGGCACCGTGCCCATCGCGCAGCACGAGTTGATCGCAGAGCTGACCCCGAGCACAGGCCTGACCGCCGGAGATAAGATTCTCGACCTCGAGCGCGTGAAGAAACGTGTCGCCGAGTGGCGCGCCTCGGGCGAGTCCATCGTCTTCACCAACGGCTGCTTCGATCTGCTGCACGTCGGCCACATCACGCTGCTTGAAGACTGCAGAAGGTTCGGCACCAAGCTCGTGCTGGGCCTCAATGCCGACGCATCGGTCTGCCGGCTGAAGGGACCAACGCGGCCCATCGTAGGCGAGCGCGAGCGAGCGCGCGTGATGGCCGCCCTTGCATCAGTCGACGCCGTCGTGCTGTTTGAACAGGACACGCCGCTGGAACTGATTCGCGCGCTCAAACCCGACGTGCTCGTTAAAGGCGGCGACTATACGATCGAGACTGTCGTGGGGCACGAGGATGTCATTGCGTACGGCGGCCGCGTCGAGATTGTGCCCACCGTCGAAGGGTTTTCGACGACGAACATCGTGAAGAAGCTGACGGCAAACCAGGAGGAGAGCAAGTGA